The Sulfitobacter donghicola DSW-25 = KCTC 12864 = JCM 14565 nucleotide sequence CGATACGGATCATCCGCATGTGCATGTCATCGTGAACAAGGTTTGTCCTGACACTGGCCGTTCGGCTGTCATGTCTAACGATCAGGTATCCTTGTCCCGATGGGCAGAGAAATACGAACAACAGCGCGGCCAAGTGTTTTGCAAAGATCGGGTCGAGAACAACAAAGCCCGCAAACGCGGTGAATGGCGGAAAGATGACAGCCTGTCACGCCGCCAGCACTATGAATGGAAAAAACAGGAATCCGATAAGCTATGGTCAGACTACCGCGCGGATCGTGACGCGGCGAGCGCATCGCGGCGTGGCCAGTACGACGCATTGTGGCAGCAAAAGCAGGATCGTTTCGCAGCTCGCAAGGCTGAGAACAAACAGCTTTATAAACCTATCTGGCGGGACGTGTTCCAACGGCAGCGCAAGGAGCTGAAAACCTATGACACCAGTCTGTCAAAGCGCATTGGGTTTGCTCTTAGCCAGAAGGACAGAGGGAAGCTGATGGGGGTTGTTCGCGCCTTCACCGCCGATCAAGGGCAACGTCGGGATTTTCTGGACATGCAGGCGCAGGAACGCGCTCAGATCAGCGAAAAGCAGTCGCAATCTATCCGTGACGCTGGCCGTGAGGTCACAAAGGCATGGCGGTATGATCGTGACCAGCTCAAGGCGATGCACAAAGAGCAGGATGCGGCGCGGCTGGATCACTACAAGGGGATGTCCGATAAGCTGTGGGAGAAGGGGCAGGGTGATGCGGCCAAGCAGGATTTTGACCGATCAACCGAACCGAAGAAAGCTCGTGATCCAGAGAACCAGAAACGCCGTTCAGCGCGTGATATTATGCAGGAGCAGCGTGAGCGTTCCCGAAAGAGACCGCGCAGGCCGAGGCGTTGATTATGGCTGGCTGTTACCATCTAGTTCTTAGATGCTGGAGGCAATAGATCACTTCCAGAGTTTTCTGGCGCGGAGTTCTCTTCGCTTAGGAAAGTAAAG carries:
- a CDS encoding relaxase/mobilization nuclease domain-containing protein, yielding MIPRVARAGRSFKGAARYYLHDKQADTNERVAFIETVNLPTDDAHRATAHMIDTATHAAELKQAAGIKGGRKMQFPVYCYSLAWHPSETPTREEQIQAAHDTLKTLGIDDRQALIVGHRDTDHPHVHVIVNKVCPDTGRSAVMSNDQVSLSRWAEKYEQQRGQVFCKDRVENNKARKRGEWRKDDSLSRRQHYEWKKQESDKLWSDYRADRDAASASRRGQYDALWQQKQDRFAARKAENKQLYKPIWRDVFQRQRKELKTYDTSLSKRIGFALSQKDRGKLMGVVRAFTADQGQRRDFLDMQAQERAQISEKQSQSIRDAGREVTKAWRYDRDQLKAMHKEQDAARLDHYKGMSDKLWEKGQGDAAKQDFDRSTEPKKARDPENQKRRSARDIMQEQRERSRKRPRRPRR